From the genome of Adhaeribacter pallidiroseus:
TGAAAGAAACAATGGTCTATCTGGATAATGCTGCCACCACGCCCTTGGACAAAGAAGTTTTTGATGCCATGGTGCCCTACATGTTAGAATATTTTGGGAACCCCTCTTCTATTCATGCCCATGGCCGACAGGTACGCTCTGCCATCGAGAAATCCCGGAAAACCATTGCTACTTTAATAAATGTGGCTCCTGCCGAAATATTCTTTACTTCGGGAGGTACCGAAGCCGATAACATGGCTATTTGTTCCACCGTTCGGGCTTTGGGCTTAAAACATGCAGTTACTTCTAGGCTGGAACATCACGCAGTGCTGCATACGCTGGAGTCGCTGGAAAAATCCGGCGAAATTCAGTTGCGTTACGTGGCGCACGACGAACGGGGTAACCTGGATTTAAATCACTTGGAAGAGCTTTTGGCCACGCAGGAGCAAACTTTGGTTTCCATTATGCACGCCAACAACGAAATCGGTAACCTGAACGATATTCAAGCCATCAGCGAGATTTGTGCGAAATACAACGCTATTCAGCATTCCGATACGGTGCAAACCATGGGGCATTACCGCCACGACTTACAAAAACTAAAAGCGCATTTTATTGTGGGTTCGGCGCATAAGTTTCATGGCCCTAAGGGAGTGGGTTTTATTTATACCAACGGTGCCGTCAAAATTCCGCCGCTTATCCACGGGGGCTCGCAGGAACGGAATATGCGCGGTGGTACCGAAAATGTATACGGTATTATTGGTCTGGCTAAAGCGCTGGAAATAGCTTACCGCGACATGGATGCGCACCAGCAGCACATTCAAAATTTAAAAAACCGGATGATCTCCCGTTTAACCGAGCAAATTCCGGGCGTGGAATTTAACGGAAACTCGGCCATGGCGGATAAAAGCTTGTACACGGTTTTAAATGTAAGCTTGCCGCCTTCCGAGATTACCGAAATGCTGTTATTTAACTTAGACATTAACAAAATATCGGCTTCCGGGGGCAGTGCCTGCACCAGCGGGGCCAACGCGGGTTCGCACGTGTTAAATGCGTTAAACTGCGATCCCGACCGCGGGGCGATTCGGTTTTCGTTTAGTAAGTATAATACTCCCGACGAAATTGATTATGTAGCCGAAAAGCTGGCTGGTTTATACGCCAAAGTGCCTGCCTGAAATTGATTTTTTAAATTTTTAAAAACACGAGCTGCCAATTTATTGGCGGCTCGTGTTTTTTATACGCATGTCGGTTGTATTTACTAAAGTTACGGCGGTAGTTAATAAACAAAAGAATTGCCTTACCTTTGCGGCTGAATTTTAAAAACTTATGGCAGTAATAGGAACGGATATAGAGCAAGCAGCCACTCTATTGCGTACCGGTAAACTAGTAGCAATTCCCACCGAAACCGTTTATGGCCTAGCGGCCAGTGCATTTCAGGAACCGGCGGTCATTTCCATTTTCGAAGCCAAGCAGCGCCCGGCCTTTGATCCATTAATTGTGCACACGCACAGCATTAATCAGTTCGAGCAAATTGCGGTACATATCCCGGACTTGGCTTATAAACTCGCCGAAGCTTTTATGCCGGGACCAGTAACTTTAATACTACCCCGAAATCCACAGATTCCGTTGTTAGTTACTTCGGGCAACGAATCCGTCGGGGTACGGATTCCGGATCATCCGCTTACCTTAAGTTTGCTGCAACAATTAGATTTTCCGGTAGCCGCGCCTAGCGCCAACCCGTTTGGTTACGTAAGCCCCACTACGGCCCAACACGTAGCCCAGCAACTCGGCGACCGCATCCCGTACATTCTGGACGGCGGACCTTGCCAGGTAGGCATTGAGTCGACCATAATTCAGGTAATAAACGATCAGTTGGAAATATTGCGTTTAGGTGGTTTGGCTCTGGACCAGATAGAGGCAGTTATTAACAAACCCATTACGTACGTTAGAACCAGCAGCTCTAACCCCAAAGCCCCGGGTATGCTGAGCAGCCATTACGCGCCGCGCAAAAAAGTTATCTTGGGTAACATCCCTGAAAATTTAAAAAAATACGAGCCTCAAAGCCTGGGAATCTTGTCTTTTCGGAATTTGTACGAACCAGTGCCAACCGCCCAGCAATTTGTTTTATCGCCCAGCGGCGATACCAGCGAAGCCGCCCGTAATTTGTTTTTAGCGTTGCGGTATCTGGATGCCTTGCCCATTGCGGTAATTTTAGCCGAACTTGTTCCGGAAACGGGTTTAGGTAAAGCCATTAACGATCGCCTGACCCGGGCTTCTTTTTAAAAATTTTAAAAATATGAAAAGTGTAGCGGTTTTTTGCGGCGCTAATTTTGGCAACAATCCCATCTATAAAATCAGGGCGCAAGAGTTAGGAAAATTGTTGGCCGAGCAAAACATCCAACTGGTATTTGGCGGCGGGAGAGTGGGCTTGATGGGCACCATTGCCGACAGTGTACTGCAGCACGGCGGGAAAGTAACCGGGGTAATTCCGCAAAGTTTAGTAGATCGGGAAGTCGCGCATGCCTCCCTCACGGAACTGCACGTGGTACAAACCATGCACGAACGCAAAGCTTTAATGGCCAGTTTAGCGGATGGCTTTATTGCCATGCCCGGCGGCTTTGGTACCCTGGATGAAGTTTGTGAAATTATTACCTGGAACCAGTTAGGCATCATTACTAAACCGGTAGCTTTTTATAATGTAAATAATTACTTTAACTCGTTTATGCAATTCATAGAAAGGAGCGTGGCCGACGGCTTTATCCGGGAAGAATATCAAGCGAACCTGATTGTGCAAGCTGAGCCTGTAAAGCTATTGCAGCAATTAACCGAGGCTTCAAACGTTCTAAGTAAATCTTTATAAACATATAATTTTTTAAATATTTAGGTTTTAGTTACATTTGCTGAACATGGATTTTTGGTTTATCGGCAATTGTAGACGCATGCGTACCTTTCACCTTCTGCTTTTATTAGTACTCTTCAGCTTTAAAAGTCAGGCCCAAAGTGCCTTTACCATCGGGCCAATGTTGCATTTAAATATCAGTGATAAAAAATATCAGGTAAGCTACGGTCTGGAAGCGGCTTATTGGAATTTAAGTAAATTTCCGGTAGGAGTAGATCTGGGTTTTGATTTTCAGAAAGGCGTGAAACGCTATTACGCCGAAATGCAGGTAGGTTTAGGAGTGGTAGGTGCTGGTGCCGGTCCGGTTTTGGAGCAAGCCAAAGGGGAACCCATTTACCTGGGGTTTCAAAGTAATTTTTGGGCTAACTATTTTGTGGGTTTTAATTTGCGCCGGCGCACGGTGCATCACCAGCGTACTTTGGCACCTGGCTTGTACGCCAAATTACCTTTTATGCAGAATATAGAAGATGACGGAGATACCGATTGGTCGGATGTATTTGATGATTAAAGCAAAATTTTTAAAATTTAACAGAAAAGGCAGCGTAGTAGCTGCCTTTTCTGTTAAACTAATTCCGTAAAATCATCTGCTTCACGGCTTCAACCCACAACGGACTGGAATTTAAGCTTTCGACTAATTGCCAGTGTTCGCCGCCGGCTTTTTCAAATAGTTCCTTAAATTCACTACCTACCTCAATGGTCGTTTCCAAACAATCGGCTACGAAGGCTGGGCTAAAAGCCAGTACCCGTTTTTTACCTTGGGCGGGTAAGTCTTGCAGCAAAACATCGGTATAAGGCTTTAACCAGGGGTCTTTCCCCAACCGCGACTGGAACGTAACGCTGTACTGGCCTTCGGTTAAGTTTAATTCTTTGGCCAATAACCGCGAGGTTAGAAAACATTGCGCCCGGTAACAATACCGGTTCATTTTGTGGTAGGTATCGCAGCAGGAACCTAGTTTACAGTAATTATTCACGCTGCCTTTTAAAATGTGTCGTTCAGGGATGCCGTGGTAGCTAAAAACAATGTGGTCGTAAGGCTCTTTTTCTAAATATTTCCGACCCAGCGCGGCAAACGCCTGAATAAACAAAGGATCGTCGCAGAACGAACTGATAAATGTAATATCCGGTACAATCCACCATTCCTTCACAATTTCCATTACCTTATCCTGCACAGAGCCGGTAGAAGCCGAGGCATACTGCGGAAACAAAGGCAACACAATAATCCGGTCCACAAATTTGCTGCGTAGTTCTTCCAGCGCACTTTGGATACTAGGGCTTTGATAGCGCATGCCCAAGGCCACGTGGTACTTAGCACCTAATTGCTCCTGCAAGCTATTTTTTAAATCTACGCTGTGGTACAACAACGGCGACCCGCGTTCTTCCCAAAGCTCTTTATATATTTTGGCCGATTTGGGGGCCCGGAAAGGAGCAATAATGCCATTAATCAAAACAAAACGTTGGGGAGCCGGAATATCAATTACCCGCTTATCCATTAAAAACTCCCGCAGGTACTTCCGCACATCACCTGTTTCGGGCGTATCGGGCGTACCTAAATTAACTAATAAAACCCCGGTTTTCCGGGTATTGATATCATTCATGTTTAGCGTTGCAGGTTTTAAGTTGCAGGTTTCAGGTTGCAAGTTACAAGTTGCCGGTTGAAAAGTTTGAAAGTTAAAAGGTTATAAAGTTGAAAAGGTAACACCCGAAGGCCGGGCTTTGTTCGAAAATTTGTGTAGCAACAGGCTTATATACACGGGGTATAACAAAAAACCAAGAAAAAGCTGTACTTTTGCGGCCGCGTTGCCAGAGTTAGAAGAAGTTAACCGAAAATTTAAAAATTAAACGTTAGCTGCTTAGTTGGAGTAAAATATAGCAGGTAAAATTAATTATTACCTCTTTGCCGAACTTGCACCTGTTAACTTTTAAACTTTATAACCTTTCAACCTTAAAACTTTTCAACCTGCAACTTGTAACCTGTAACCAATTATGAGCGAAAAACCACACAAAGCCGGCTTTGTCAGTATTATTGGCAAACCCAACGTAGGCAAATCTACGCTCATGAACGTAATGGTGGGCGAGCGGCTATCTATTATTACTTCCAAAGCGCAAACCACGCGGCACCGGATTATGGGGATTCTCAACGGCGACGATTTTCAAATTGTGTACTCCGATACGCCTGGTATTATTCAGCCCAAATACGAGTTGCACCAATCCATGATGCGGTTTGTAAGCGCTTCCTTAGAAGACGCCGACGTAATTTTGTTTGTTACGGACATTTACGAAAAGCACGACGAAGAAGAAATTATTAAACGGCTGCAAAATGTAGAAGCTAAAATCTTGCTTCTGATCAATAAAATAGATCAGTCCACGGAGCCGGAAGTAGAAGAAAAAGTGGCGTATTGGCAGGATAAAATTAAAGCTGACCGCATTATTCCCATTTCGGCGTTAGAAAATTTTAATACCGACCAGGTTTTTAATTCTATCCTGGAATATTTGCCGGTGCATCCGCCGTATTACGACAAAGATGAACTAACCGACAAGCCCGAGCGTTTCTTTGCCGCTGAGATTATCCGCGAGAAGATTCTTTTAAATTATAAAAAAGAAATTCCGTACAGCTGCGAAGTAGTAGTGGGTGAATTTAAAGAAGACGATACCATTATCCGGATGCGGGCCGAAATTATGGTGGAACGCAAAAGCCAGAAAGGCATCGTAATCGGCCACGAAGGTAAAATGCTGAAAAAAGTTGGCACCCAGGCCCGGCAGGAAATGGAGCAGTTTTTTGCCAAACAAGTGCATTTAGAGCTGTACGTTCGCGTGCAGGAAGATTGGCGCTCTAACCCGAAAGCGTTGAATAAATTTGGGTATAATGATTTGTAGTTGTTCGTTACCAGTTGTTCGTTGTTAGTTAGTACTTTTAAACTAATAACCAGCAACCAACAACTACCAACTATCTCCCGTGGAAGGAATACCGGCTGTGAACTGCCGGCCATGGATTTTAATTAATTTCTAAATCGGTTTCGGTAACCCGTCCGCTCCGGCACGGGCTGAAACCACAAAACAAAGACGAATGTCAAACATTGTTGCAATTGTGGGGCGCCCCAACGTGGGCAAATCCACGCTTTTTAACCGCCTGGTTGGCGAGCGTAAAGCCATTATGGATAACCAAAGCGGCGTTACCCGCGACCGCCATTACGGCTACGGCGAATGGATTGGTAAAAATTTTACCGTAGTAGATACTGGCGGCTACGTGCACGGTTCGGATGATATTTTCGAAGGCGAAATCCGAAAACAAGTAGAACTGGCGATTAAAGAAGCTACCGTGATCTTGTTTATGGTGGACGTAGAAGAAGGCTTGCACAGCCTCGACGAAGAATTTGCCGCCGTACTGCGCCGCTCCGATAAACCCATTTACATTGTGGCCAATAAAGCCGATACCAACTTAAAAGCGCAGTTTATCGGTGATTTTTACGCCTTGGGTTTAGGCGAAGAAATATTTCCGGTTTCTTCGGCGAGTGGCTCCGGCACCGGCGATTTGCTGGACGAAGTAGTCAAGCACTTCCAAACCGAAGATGTCGAAAACCCCGACGAAGGTGTTCCCCGACTTGCGGTGATAGGCCGACCCAACGTGGGTAAATCCTCGTTTGTAAATTTGCTGCTCGGTGAAGAACGCAACATCGTGACGGACGTGGCCGGTACTACCCGCGATTCCATTAACTCCCGTTACAATGCCTTCGGGATGGAGTTTATTATTACCGATACGGCTGGGTTGCGCCGCAAAACCAAAGTACACGAAGATATTGAATTTTACTCGGTGCTGCGCTCTATCAAAGCTATTGAAGAATCGGATGTGTGCATTGTAATGCTGGATGCTACCCGCGGCCTGGAAGCCCAGGACATGAACATTGTAGGCCTCGCGGATAAAAATCGGAAAGGCATTGTGATACTGGTAAACAAATGGGATTTGGTGGAAAAAGAAACCAATACCATGAAGGCATACGAAGAGCAGCTCCGCGAAAAAATGGCACCGCTCACCTACATGCCCATCATTTTTACGTCGGTATTAACCAAACAGCGCGTGCATAAAGCCATCGAAACAGCGTTTCAGGTTTACAAAAACAAAACGCAGAAAATATCTACTTCCAAGTTAAACGACGTTATCTTAAAAGAAATAGAAGCGTACCAACCGCCGGCGATTAAAGGGAAGTTCGTGAAAATTAAATACATCACGCAGCTGCCCACCCATAATCCAACGTTCGCGTTTTTCTGTAATCTACCGCAGTACATTAAGGAAAGCTATACCCGTTTTCTGGAGAACAAAATCCGGAAACACTTCGGCTTCGAAGGAGTACCGATCAACATTGTGTTCCGGAAAAAGTAAAAATTTAAAAAATTATCAGAATTAGCTTTTGGTTAGCTTAACTTAAGCAAGTTGATTTTAAAAGTTTAAAAACAGTTACAATTGTTACCAGTAGATACCTTTTGTAACTGTTTTTTTTGTTCTTTAATTATCCCAAATTCTGTTCAGTTATAGCTGTAAGCATTCTAAATGGAAAAGCGATGCACTATTAACGTTGATCTTTGGAGCCTTTCCAAGTCTCCAGGCACTGGTGCCGCCTAACTTGCTACTTTCAAGTTTGCCTCCTGGCCGGCGAGCCGCGTTAACCCCTCCCCCTACGGGACCTCCCCTAAAAACAGGGGAGGAGATGCCGCTATTGCTTCATTCTTTCCTTACTTCGCTGCGGAATTCCTGCGGCACCGGAACCCTAGCAGGTGCTTCATAGCTAAACTACGGTCAATTGTTCTGAGCTACCGATATTACTTTTTTTAAGTAGTAATACCCGAATGTTAAACCAACTTTCATTAAAATTTAATGAGAAGAAAATAGAACGAGGAAGTTTCCTTTTGCTACTTCTAGTATTTGGTTATGTAGTAAATATAATTTCTACTCTCTCCTGTCTAAACTATTTGAGCCAGAAAAGCCGAAGCTAAGCATAAACGACATCAGTTTGGCTGTGGAGGGCCTTCTAAGGTTCTGGTTCTGCGCAGCAGAATTCCGACGTAAGGAGGAAAGGAAGCTTAGACCAGCCCGGAAGAGCCAAACGGGGCCTGCCGGCCAAGAGGCAAACTGGTTACTGATCAAGCTAGGTAGCACCAAAGCCTGGAGGCGGGAACCGGCTCCAAAAAACAAGCTATCTAATGAAGTTGTTTAATATGCTAATAGCTTATTTTAAAAAATAATCCACCACTTCCTGCCAATTATTCAAACGCGTATACCCTTCCACGTGCGCGTTGTGCGGTGCCGTAAATAGCAGACCAGTCCCGGTAAACGTTTTTAAATTCCGTTCCAAGTCATCAATCAGGTAATCGGCCCGGATAATGCTTTTGTCGCCGCAGAAAACAATGTTCTTCCAGGTAATAAAAGGCAAATGTTGCTTAATCCAATTGTATTTGGGCGTAAACGAATGTTCAAACTCCTGGGCCGCCGTGGTTATAAAAACTTCGTGGTGTTGGTGCAATTGTGCTACGGCTTGCAAGGCACCATCTATGGCATCTAAATCTTTAAAAAAATCAGGACGGTGGGGCCACGATTTTACCGCAGCCAAACGATCCGGCGGTACTACTTTTTCTAAATTATTTCCGGGCTGCCGCAGCGCCGACAAATCCTCGTTAAATTCTTGTTGATATAATTCTATAAAACGACCAATGGCATCGGTCATTACTTCGTCCATGTCTATGGCAATGCGTTTTTTATTCATAGTTAAAAGCAGAAGGTAAATCCTTTTGAAAATGGAGTTGGTAAAGGTATTAAACTTAGCTCAGGCTAATAAGTTAAATTTTCAAGATATAAATAAGCCGGTAGGCGGTTAACCAAAGTTAAATACAAAAAAATAGGTTTCTTAGGCCATCCGGATAACAAATCTGCCCGAAATAAGTAAACCTACTACTTTGCCCTATTTTCCGGGATTAATTACGTTAGCGGGCTGATTACTGGCTCAAAACTGCCGGGTAGGGCACATTCCTTTACCTTTAAGCGCATAAAATAATACATGATACAAGAAGACGAATTACAAACAGCCGCGCATGGTTTTTTCGCCGATGCCTTACGCTTACTTTCCGAAAGTGAAATTCCGTTTTTGGTGGGCGGCGGTTTAGCCTTGCGCCAGTATACGGGCATTATCCGCGATTTGAAAGATCTGGATTTATTTTGCAAAGCCGGCGATTACCCCAAAATTTTAAAATTTTTCGCGGATAATGGTTTTGCGACCGAGCTAACCGATGTACGCTGGCTGGCCAAAGTATTCCGGAATAATTATTACATCGATATTATTTTTAATACGGTAAACAACATTTGCACCGTAGATGAGTCGTGGTTTGAGCACGCGGTAGTGGGCGAGGCGTACGGCGTACCCGTGAAATTTATTCCCGCGGAAGAATTACTGTGGTGCAAAGTATACGTGCAAAACCGGGAACGCTACGATGGTGCCGATGTAAACCACATTATTGTAAAATACGGCCACCGCTTAGACTGGAACCGCATCTGGACCCGCCTGGAGCAACACTGGCATTTACTGCTGGCGCAGGTCATTCTTTTTCAGTTTGTGTACCCGACGGAGCGCGACTTAGTACCGCGCTGGCTGTTTGATACCTTAATCGAAAGAGCCAAAGGCCAGTTTGATATGCCTTTACCCGTCGAAAAAGTTTGCCTGGGGCCGATCATCGACCAGACGCAATATAGAACCGATATTGTGGATGCCGAGTATAAGGTAGTTACCATCAAAACTGTTTAACCATGGAAGATAACAAACAGCGCAGCGCCGTCCGGATTGCCGCCGTGGGCGATATTCATGTGAAAGAAACGGACCAGGGAAAGTGGGTTGACTACTTTCGGACGGTTTCGGCCCAGGCTGATATTTTACTAATTTGCGGGGATCTGACCGATACCGGCCACCTGGCCGAAGCCGAAGTACTGGCCGCCGAACTAAAAGCCTGTACCATTCCGATAGTGGCCGTGCTGGGAAACCACGACTACGAGCGCGACCAGCAGAAAAATATTAAAAAAATGCTGGAAAGTGATAAAGTACATATTCTGGATGGACAAACAATAGTATTGCAAGGCATTGGCTTTGCCGGGGTAAAAGGCTTTGGCGGCGGTTTCGATAAGTACATGCTATCCATGTTCGGCGAACCCATGATCAAAAGCTTTGTGCAGGAAGCCGTGGACGATGCCTTGCGCCTAGACCGGGCCCTAGCCCACCTGGACGTAGATTATACCGATGATTTGCCTAAAATTGTGGTGCTTCATTTTTCGCCGATTAAAGAAACCGTAGTGGGCGAACCACCCGAAATATTTCCTTTTCTGGGCTGCTCCCGGCTGGTAGAACCGATAAACCGGCGTCAGGTACTGGCGGCTTTTCACGGCCACGCCCACGTGGGTACTTTAGAAGGAAAAACCTCGGCGGGCGTACCGGTGTTTAACGTGGCCAAACCTATTTTACAGCGCGAAGGGTACGAAGTGCCTTTTTACCTCTACGAAGTACAACCTAAAGCCGTACCGGTAACCCAGGAAGTAGAAGGTTGATAAAATTTAAAATAGCTTTAGTAAAATAGCAAAGGCAAGTTGTAACACTTGCCTTTGCTATTTTACTAAAGCTGAGCAGTTTACTTTTTAGAAACAAT
Proteins encoded in this window:
- a CDS encoding cysteine desulfurase family protein; protein product: MKETMVYLDNAATTPLDKEVFDAMVPYMLEYFGNPSSIHAHGRQVRSAIEKSRKTIATLINVAPAEIFFTSGGTEADNMAICSTVRALGLKHAVTSRLEHHAVLHTLESLEKSGEIQLRYVAHDERGNLDLNHLEELLATQEQTLVSIMHANNEIGNLNDIQAISEICAKYNAIQHSDTVQTMGHYRHDLQKLKAHFIVGSAHKFHGPKGVGFIYTNGAVKIPPLIHGGSQERNMRGGTENVYGIIGLAKALEIAYRDMDAHQQHIQNLKNRMISRLTEQIPGVEFNGNSAMADKSLYTVLNVSLPPSEITEMLLFNLDINKISASGGSACTSGANAGSHVLNALNCDPDRGAIRFSFSKYNTPDEIDYVAEKLAGLYAKVPA
- a CDS encoding L-threonylcarbamoyladenylate synthase is translated as MAVIGTDIEQAATLLRTGKLVAIPTETVYGLAASAFQEPAVISIFEAKQRPAFDPLIVHTHSINQFEQIAVHIPDLAYKLAEAFMPGPVTLILPRNPQIPLLVTSGNESVGVRIPDHPLTLSLLQQLDFPVAAPSANPFGYVSPTTAQHVAQQLGDRIPYILDGGPCQVGIESTIIQVINDQLEILRLGGLALDQIEAVINKPITYVRTSSSNPKAPGMLSSHYAPRKKVILGNIPENLKKYEPQSLGILSFRNLYEPVPTAQQFVLSPSGDTSEAARNLFLALRYLDALPIAVILAELVPETGLGKAINDRLTRASF
- a CDS encoding LOG family protein, with amino-acid sequence MKSVAVFCGANFGNNPIYKIRAQELGKLLAEQNIQLVFGGGRVGLMGTIADSVLQHGGKVTGVIPQSLVDREVAHASLTELHVVQTMHERKALMASLADGFIAMPGGFGTLDEVCEIITWNQLGIITKPVAFYNVNNYFNSFMQFIERSVADGFIREEYQANLIVQAEPVKLLQQLTEASNVLSKSL
- the hemH gene encoding ferrochelatase, producing MNDINTRKTGVLLVNLGTPDTPETGDVRKYLREFLMDKRVIDIPAPQRFVLINGIIAPFRAPKSAKIYKELWEERGSPLLYHSVDLKNSLQEQLGAKYHVALGMRYQSPSIQSALEELRSKFVDRIIVLPLFPQYASASTGSVQDKVMEIVKEWWIVPDITFISSFCDDPLFIQAFAALGRKYLEKEPYDHIVFSYHGIPERHILKGSVNNYCKLGSCCDTYHKMNRYCYRAQCFLTSRLLAKELNLTEGQYSVTFQSRLGKDPWLKPYTDVLLQDLPAQGKKRVLAFSPAFVADCLETTIEVGSEFKELFEKAGGEHWQLVESLNSSPLWVEAVKQMILRN
- the era gene encoding GTPase Era, yielding MSEKPHKAGFVSIIGKPNVGKSTLMNVMVGERLSIITSKAQTTRHRIMGILNGDDFQIVYSDTPGIIQPKYELHQSMMRFVSASLEDADVILFVTDIYEKHDEEEIIKRLQNVEAKILLLINKIDQSTEPEVEEKVAYWQDKIKADRIIPISALENFNTDQVFNSILEYLPVHPPYYDKDELTDKPERFFAAEIIREKILLNYKKEIPYSCEVVVGEFKEDDTIIRMRAEIMVERKSQKGIVIGHEGKMLKKVGTQARQEMEQFFAKQVHLELYVRVQEDWRSNPKALNKFGYNDL
- the der gene encoding ribosome biogenesis GTPase Der; the protein is MSNIVAIVGRPNVGKSTLFNRLVGERKAIMDNQSGVTRDRHYGYGEWIGKNFTVVDTGGYVHGSDDIFEGEIRKQVELAIKEATVILFMVDVEEGLHSLDEEFAAVLRRSDKPIYIVANKADTNLKAQFIGDFYALGLGEEIFPVSSASGSGTGDLLDEVVKHFQTEDVENPDEGVPRLAVIGRPNVGKSSFVNLLLGEERNIVTDVAGTTRDSINSRYNAFGMEFIITDTAGLRRKTKVHEDIEFYSVLRSIKAIEESDVCIVMLDATRGLEAQDMNIVGLADKNRKGIVILVNKWDLVEKETNTMKAYEEQLREKMAPLTYMPIIFTSVLTKQRVHKAIETAFQVYKNKTQKISTSKLNDVILKEIEAYQPPAIKGKFVKIKYITQLPTHNPTFAFFCNLPQYIKESYTRFLENKIRKHFGFEGVPINIVFRKK
- a CDS encoding 5' nucleotidase, NT5C type, which codes for MNKKRIAIDMDEVMTDAIGRFIELYQQEFNEDLSALRQPGNNLEKVVPPDRLAAVKSWPHRPDFFKDLDAIDGALQAVAQLHQHHEVFITTAAQEFEHSFTPKYNWIKQHLPFITWKNIVFCGDKSIIRADYLIDDLERNLKTFTGTGLLFTAPHNAHVEGYTRLNNWQEVVDYFLK
- a CDS encoding nucleotidyltransferase, yielding MIQEDELQTAAHGFFADALRLLSESEIPFLVGGGLALRQYTGIIRDLKDLDLFCKAGDYPKILKFFADNGFATELTDVRWLAKVFRNNYYIDIIFNTVNNICTVDESWFEHAVVGEAYGVPVKFIPAEELLWCKVYVQNRERYDGADVNHIIVKYGHRLDWNRIWTRLEQHWHLLLAQVILFQFVYPTERDLVPRWLFDTLIERAKGQFDMPLPVEKVCLGPIIDQTQYRTDIVDAEYKVVTIKTV
- a CDS encoding metallophosphoesterase family protein — translated: MEDNKQRSAVRIAAVGDIHVKETDQGKWVDYFRTVSAQADILLICGDLTDTGHLAEAEVLAAELKACTIPIVAVLGNHDYERDQQKNIKKMLESDKVHILDGQTIVLQGIGFAGVKGFGGGFDKYMLSMFGEPMIKSFVQEAVDDALRLDRALAHLDVDYTDDLPKIVVLHFSPIKETVVGEPPEIFPFLGCSRLVEPINRRQVLAAFHGHAHVGTLEGKTSAGVPVFNVAKPILQREGYEVPFYLYEVQPKAVPVTQEVEG